One stretch of Streptomyces sp. A2-16 DNA includes these proteins:
- a CDS encoding sensor histidine kinase: MSRARAVWQRVPAPVVDIVLVAVAAVDVLVVDMWEQTPPEATLAAVGCAALAFRRRFPLGVFLLTLPIALMQDVAVAVLAALFTLAERSRNRRLLAVCVVLAAVASSTPWPLAAADRTMTLVFFVYGLATSAAPVLFGQLLQARRDLARRLAEVEEAREHERTLHAQAVLARERAQLAREMHDVVSHQVSLIAVRAGALQVAAKDADAKEAARTIRSLSVTTLDELRTMVTLLRASGGKSTELTPQPTLADLRRLVESSGTHTELTGELPPTVGTPAQRALYRTVQEALTNVRKHAPGAHARVELWQDGDAVGVTVTNTPPTRPSLSLPGSQQGLVGLRERAEILHGTLDAGPTAQGGYRVRLRVPLSAD; the protein is encoded by the coding sequence ATGAGCCGTGCCCGTGCCGTGTGGCAGCGGGTTCCCGCACCGGTCGTCGACATCGTCCTGGTGGCGGTGGCGGCCGTGGATGTGCTGGTGGTGGACATGTGGGAGCAGACGCCTCCCGAGGCCACGCTGGCCGCGGTCGGCTGCGCCGCGCTGGCGTTCCGGCGCAGGTTCCCGCTCGGCGTCTTCCTGCTCACCCTGCCCATCGCGCTGATGCAGGATGTCGCCGTCGCTGTGCTCGCGGCGCTGTTCACGCTGGCCGAGCGCTCCCGCAACCGCCGTCTCCTCGCGGTGTGCGTCGTCCTGGCCGCCGTCGCGAGCAGTACTCCGTGGCCCCTGGCCGCGGCGGACCGGACCATGACGCTGGTCTTCTTCGTGTACGGCCTGGCAACCAGCGCCGCCCCGGTCCTGTTCGGCCAGCTTCTCCAGGCACGACGGGACCTGGCTCGGCGGCTGGCCGAGGTCGAGGAGGCCAGGGAGCACGAGCGGACCCTGCACGCCCAGGCCGTGCTCGCCCGTGAACGCGCCCAGCTGGCCCGCGAGATGCACGACGTGGTCTCCCACCAGGTCAGCCTGATCGCCGTACGGGCCGGGGCGTTGCAGGTCGCCGCCAAGGACGCGGACGCCAAGGAGGCCGCCCGCACCATCCGTTCGCTGAGCGTCACCACCCTCGACGAGCTGCGCACCATGGTCACGCTGCTGCGCGCCTCCGGCGGCAAGTCCACCGAGCTGACGCCGCAGCCCACCTTGGCCGACCTGCGCAGATTGGTGGAATCCAGCGGCACTCACACGGAGCTGACGGGCGAGCTGCCGCCCACCGTGGGCACACCCGCCCAACGCGCCCTTTACCGCACGGTTCAGGAGGCGCTGACCAACGTCCGCAAGCACGCCCCCGGTGCCCACGCTCGCGTCGAGCTGTGGCAGGACGGGGACGCTGTTGGAGTGACCGTCACCAACACCCCTCCCACACGCCCGTCCCTCTCCTTGCCCGGTTCGCAGCAGGGCCTGGTCGGCCTGCGGGAACGGGCCGAGATCCTGCACGGCACCCTGGACGCGGGTCCGACTGCTCAGGGCGGCTACCGGGTGCGGCTGAGGGTTCCCCTGAGCGCGGACTGA
- a CDS encoding ABC transporter ATP-binding protein: protein MNTASAPTTYEPSPTDEPPLSARETIKALGAYVRPHRWAVALGLLCALVGAAGGLLQPLATKALMDRLASGDTIAGILIALTVLVVLGTAVEAFGAYVLERTAESVVLAARRTLVGRLLRLRISEWERIPPGDLMSRVTSDTTLLRAVSTQAVVSAATGAVAFVAAVAMMAYLDVVLLGVTLGVVVLVGGAAALVMPQIARATERSQKAVGEISVGLERSLGAFRTVKASGAEERETARVEAAARRAWRHGVKSAKWEAVAGSADELAVQLAFLAVLAVGGARVASGEIPVSTLIAFLLYLFYLIEPVSKLVDAVTSYQEGAAAISRIAAVERLSTESPARQADALPRQGTAAPGPASVRFEDVTFRYRPGLPYTHQQVSFEVPGAGMTAFVGPSGAGKSTIFALIERFHEATDGRVLVDGKDVRDWSLGELRSAIGYVEQDAPVLAGTLRENLVFAAPGATDDALRDVLARTKLDTLVERLPHGLDTPVGHRGSKLSGGERQRVAIARALLRKPRLLLLDEATSQLDAVNELALREVVADVARETTVLVVAHRLSTVTGADRIVVMDAGRVRAVGTHEELVDQDRLYARLAATQLLTPAR from the coding sequence GTGAACACCGCATCCGCCCCGACGACGTATGAGCCGTCCCCGACGGATGAGCCACCCCTGTCCGCCCGGGAGACGATCAAGGCACTGGGCGCGTATGTGCGGCCGCACCGGTGGGCGGTCGCCCTCGGTCTGTTGTGCGCCCTGGTCGGGGCCGCCGGGGGGCTGCTGCAGCCGCTGGCCACGAAGGCGCTGATGGACCGGCTGGCCTCCGGTGACACCATCGCCGGGATCCTGATCGCGCTCACCGTCCTGGTGGTGCTGGGCACGGCGGTCGAGGCGTTCGGCGCGTACGTGCTGGAGCGGACGGCCGAGTCGGTGGTCCTGGCCGCGCGGCGCACTCTCGTGGGGCGGCTGTTGCGGCTGCGGATCTCGGAGTGGGAGCGGATCCCGCCGGGTGATCTGATGTCCCGGGTCACCTCGGACACCACGCTGCTGCGGGCGGTCAGCACCCAGGCGGTCGTCTCCGCGGCCACGGGTGCCGTGGCCTTCGTGGCGGCCGTCGCGATGATGGCGTACCTGGACGTCGTGCTGCTGGGTGTGACGCTCGGTGTGGTCGTGCTGGTCGGCGGGGCCGCCGCGCTGGTGATGCCACAGATCGCGCGGGCCACCGAACGGTCGCAGAAGGCGGTCGGGGAGATCTCCGTCGGATTGGAGCGGTCTCTCGGGGCGTTTCGCACGGTGAAGGCATCCGGTGCCGAGGAGCGGGAGACCGCTCGGGTGGAGGCTGCGGCGCGGCGGGCCTGGCGGCACGGTGTGAAGAGCGCGAAGTGGGAGGCCGTGGCCGGCTCGGCCGACGAGCTCGCCGTACAACTGGCCTTCCTCGCGGTGCTGGCGGTCGGCGGGGCGCGGGTGGCGTCCGGGGAGATCCCCGTGTCCACCCTCATCGCCTTCCTGCTGTACCTCTTCTATCTGATCGAGCCGGTGTCCAAGCTGGTCGACGCCGTGACCTCCTATCAGGAGGGGGCGGCGGCGATCTCCCGCATCGCGGCCGTGGAACGCCTCTCGACGGAATCGCCCGCTCGGCAGGCGGACGCCCTGCCCCGGCAGGGGACAGCCGCGCCGGGTCCGGCGTCGGTCCGCTTCGAGGACGTGACCTTCCGCTACCGTCCGGGCCTGCCGTACACCCACCAGCAGGTGAGTTTCGAGGTACCCGGTGCCGGGATGACGGCCTTCGTCGGTCCTTCCGGTGCGGGCAAATCGACGATCTTCGCGCTCATCGAGCGGTTCCACGAGGCCACCGATGGCCGGGTCCTGGTCGACGGCAAGGACGTACGGGACTGGTCCCTGGGCGAGTTGCGGTCCGCCATCGGGTACGTGGAGCAGGACGCCCCGGTGCTGGCCGGCACGCTACGGGAGAACCTCGTCTTCGCAGCGCCGGGCGCGACGGACGACGCCCTCCGCGATGTCCTGGCCCGCACGAAGCTCGACACCCTCGTCGAGCGTCTGCCCCACGGCCTGGACACCCCGGTAGGCCACCGCGGCTCGAAGCTGTCGGGCGGCGAGCGCCAGCGCGTCGCGATCGCCCGCGCGCTGCTGCGGAAGCCCCGGCTGCTGCTGTTGGACGAGGCGACCTCGCAACTCGACGCCGTCAACGAGCTGGCGCTGCGGGAGGTCGTCGCGGACGTGGCCCGGGAGACCACTGTGCTGGTGGTGGCCCACCGCCTGTCGACCGTGACGGGCGCCGACCGGATCGTCGTGATGGACGCCGGCCGGGTCCGGGCCGTGGGCACCCATGAGGAACTGGTGGACCAGGACCGGCTGTACGCGCGGCTGGCGGCCACCCAGCTCCTGACCCCCGCGCGATGA
- a CDS encoding response regulator transcription factor — translation MDEGEAERVIRVVVVDDEALVRSGFELILGASEDIEVVATASGGHAVETVRRERPDVVLLDIRMPDVDGLTVLRELRTMPDPPVVAMLTTFDADEYILTALNSGAAGFLLKDTEPEQLAHLVRTLVAGGVVLSPKASRTLLHSHPGTEAAVDEEAARVRLLTARERDVLVLVAEGLSNADIGARIHLGAGTVKDHVSAILTKLRVTSRVQAALLAQRAGLLDERPRSEAGR, via the coding sequence ATGGACGAAGGTGAGGCGGAGCGCGTGATCCGGGTAGTGGTGGTCGACGACGAGGCACTGGTCCGCTCGGGCTTCGAACTCATTCTGGGCGCGTCCGAGGACATCGAGGTCGTCGCGACCGCGAGCGGCGGCCACGCGGTGGAGACCGTCCGGCGGGAGCGGCCGGACGTGGTGCTGCTGGACATCCGGATGCCGGACGTCGACGGGCTCACCGTCCTGCGCGAACTGCGGACGATGCCGGATCCGCCGGTGGTGGCGATGCTGACCACGTTCGACGCCGACGAGTACATCCTGACCGCGCTGAACTCCGGCGCGGCCGGCTTCCTGCTCAAGGACACGGAGCCGGAGCAGCTTGCCCACCTGGTGCGGACCCTGGTCGCGGGCGGTGTGGTGCTGTCGCCCAAGGCGTCGCGGACACTGCTGCACAGCCACCCCGGCACCGAGGCGGCCGTCGACGAGGAGGCCGCGCGGGTCCGGCTGCTCACCGCGCGGGAGCGCGACGTCCTCGTCCTGGTGGCGGAGGGACTGTCGAACGCCGACATCGGGGCGCGCATCCACCTGGGGGCGGGCACGGTGAAGGACCACGTCAGCGCGATCCTCACGAAGCTGCGGGTGACGAGCCGGGTGCAGGCCGCGCTGCTGGCGCAGCGGGCCGGGCTGCTCGACGAGCGCCCGCGGTCGGAGGCCGGCCGATGA
- a CDS encoding response regulator, which yields MTDTSGTIDVLVVDDDFMVARVHRTFVERVPAFRVVGTAGTGEQAITAVDELRPDLVLLDLYLPDVFGLDVIPRLRTAGHDCDIMVISAAREADTVRGAVRHGVVDYLLKPFDYEDLKPRLDRYAARRGRLLTTVVRGQADIDRALSAGSVPAAVAGLPKGLSVETADLVQRTLRDADGTLSAAECAAATGISRVSARRYLEYFHTTGTAAVALRYGAAGRPERRYGWRG from the coding sequence TTGACGGACACCTCCGGCACGATCGACGTTCTCGTCGTCGACGACGACTTCATGGTGGCTCGGGTCCACCGCACCTTCGTCGAGCGGGTGCCTGCGTTCAGGGTCGTCGGCACCGCGGGCACGGGTGAGCAGGCCATCACCGCAGTCGACGAACTGCGCCCGGATCTCGTGCTCCTCGATCTCTATCTCCCCGATGTCTTCGGCCTGGACGTCATCCCGCGGCTGCGCACCGCGGGACACGACTGCGACATCATGGTCATCAGTGCCGCGCGCGAGGCCGACACCGTGCGCGGCGCGGTCCGCCACGGTGTCGTGGACTACCTCCTCAAACCCTTCGACTACGAGGACCTGAAGCCCCGCCTGGACCGGTACGCCGCACGGCGCGGCCGGCTTCTCACCACGGTGGTGCGCGGCCAGGCCGACATCGACCGGGCTCTGTCCGCAGGGTCTGTCCCCGCTGCTGTCGCCGGACTCCCGAAGGGCCTGAGCGTGGAGACCGCCGACCTCGTCCAACGCACGCTTCGCGATGCGGACGGCACCCTGTCGGCCGCCGAATGCGCGGCCGCCACCGGTATCTCCCGTGTCAGCGCCCGCCGTTACCTGGAGTACTTCCACACCACCGGCACGGCGGCCGTCGCCCTGCGCTACGGCGCGGCCGGCCGGCCCGAGCGGCGCTATGGCTGGCGAGGGTGA
- a CDS encoding HAD-IA family hydrolase, translating into MGAAKPDPAAFHHCVTALPAAPADFLFVDDREENVRAAQAVGTNGHVFDSRAALAHVVDAWLPSR; encoded by the coding sequence ATCGGTGCCGCCAAGCCCGACCCGGCCGCCTTCCACCACTGCGTCACCGCCCTGCCCGCCGCCCCCGCCGACTTCCTCTTCGTCGACGACCGCGAGGAGAACGTCCGCGCGGCGCAAGCCGTCGGTACGAACGGCCACGTCTTCGACAGCCGGGCCGCACTCGCGCACGTCGTCGACGCGTGGCTGCCCTCCCGATGA
- a CDS encoding DUF418 domain-containing protein has protein sequence MTQTQPPQETSAPQENAPPPPQTSPGSPASPGPSMGRLVGVDLARALAVFGMYVVHIGPPLSATTGVGSWIRYMSDGHSSVLFATLAGFSLMLIAGRREPKTGLAGRQARVRIAIRAVILLALGTVMAMEYGGVIILGFYGVYFLLALPLVRLSARTLAIIAAAFALVTPQLAFVLTSVLTPSVQQSINTYDPLRHLSEVGVLDLLLTGFYPALTWMSFVIAGMALGRLDLSRGTVQKRLAALGATLTAAAYGMSLLLSGSGALRSMAEDGSSSGGSGPMPTGSGSMPADAGSFPDMPASFLLKAGPHSGTTFDIIGSVGIAILVIVGATAAMDRLPRLRRLAKPVIAVGTMSLTAYVGHFLAQSAFSTPAGTGTQQSWLPLIMYVLGAVLFAAIWSRFFRRGPLEYLLNTATKPAKHLR, from the coding sequence ATGACACAGACACAGCCGCCGCAGGAGACATCAGCTCCGCAGGAGAACGCGCCTCCGCCGCCCCAGACCTCCCCCGGGTCCCCGGCCTCGCCCGGTCCCTCGATGGGACGCCTCGTCGGGGTGGACCTGGCCCGCGCGCTGGCGGTGTTCGGCATGTACGTCGTGCACATCGGCCCCCCGCTGTCCGCCACGACTGGCGTCGGCAGCTGGATCCGATACATGTCGGACGGTCACTCGTCGGTCCTGTTCGCCACCCTCGCCGGGTTCTCGCTGATGCTGATCGCCGGCCGCCGTGAGCCGAAGACCGGCCTGGCGGGCCGGCAGGCGAGGGTCCGCATCGCGATCCGCGCCGTGATCCTGCTGGCGCTGGGCACCGTGATGGCGATGGAGTACGGGGGCGTGATCATCCTCGGCTTCTACGGCGTCTACTTCCTCCTCGCCCTGCCCCTGGTGCGACTGAGCGCCAGGACCCTCGCGATCATCGCGGCCGCGTTCGCCCTCGTCACCCCGCAGCTGGCGTTCGTCCTCACTTCGGTGTTGACCCCGTCGGTCCAGCAGAGCATCAACACCTACGACCCGCTCCGTCACCTCAGCGAGGTCGGCGTCCTCGATCTGCTGCTCACCGGCTTCTACCCGGCGCTCACCTGGATGTCGTTCGTCATCGCGGGCATGGCGCTGGGCCGCCTCGACCTCTCCCGCGGCACCGTCCAGAAGCGCCTGGCCGCGCTCGGAGCCACCCTCACCGCGGCCGCCTACGGCATGTCCCTGCTGCTCTCCGGATCGGGCGCTTTGAGGAGCATGGCGGAAGACGGGTCGTCGTCCGGGGGCTCCGGTCCGATGCCCACCGGCAGCGGGTCGATGCCCGCCGATGCAGGGTCGTTCCCCGACATGCCCGCGTCGTTTCTCCTGAAGGCCGGGCCGCACAGCGGCACCACGTTCGACATCATCGGCAGCGTCGGAATCGCGATCCTCGTGATCGTGGGCGCGACGGCGGCGATGGACCGCCTGCCGCGACTGCGCCGCCTGGCCAAGCCGGTCATCGCCGTGGGCACCATGTCCCTGACCGCCTACGTCGGCCACTTCCTCGCACAGTCCGCATTTTCCACGCCCGCCGGAACCGGCACCCAGCAGTCCTGGCTGCCCCTGATCATGTACGTCCTCGGAGCCGTCCTGTTCGCCGCGATCTGGTCCCGCTTCTTCCGCCGCGGCCCCCTGGAGTATCTGCTCAACACCGCCACCAAGCCTGCGAAGCACCTGCGATGA
- a CDS encoding DUF418 domain-containing protein, translated as MTHHPDSPPLTADAPSPERERSDPSTGAPGVGRLIGLDLARGLAVFGMYAVHVGPAPSQGGVIGFLMELAQGRSSALFAVLAGFAVALITGRRTPKTGLAGRQAVAKVIIRAVILLALGTALTLTGTPVVPILAFYGLFFLLVLPLYRLGAKPLALIAAGWALVGPQLLYALKPVVGGRVFLSYGQADGPVSLFFTGGYPALTWVPFVIAGMALARCDLAATSVRIRLALTGVALAVTGYGGSWLAVRLVPGAAEAVRKAEEGPGMSSVSSVSPDSIGIFGDAPAGMLASAPHSEATLSIIAATGVAILVITACLAAMDAFPRLRRLAKPVIAVGSMSLTAYVYHIVAIWLLDTETSAVPPLHILLGLIASVTVLATLWSRFVKRGPLEWLMGRATGLARHIR; from the coding sequence ATGACCCATCACCCGGACTCCCCGCCGCTCACGGCCGACGCACCGTCCCCCGAACGCGAGCGCAGCGATCCCTCGACCGGCGCACCCGGCGTGGGCCGGCTGATCGGGCTGGACCTGGCCCGCGGCCTGGCCGTCTTCGGCATGTACGCGGTCCACGTAGGCCCCGCCCCCAGCCAGGGCGGGGTCATCGGCTTCCTGATGGAACTGGCGCAAGGCCGCTCATCCGCCCTGTTCGCCGTCCTGGCCGGCTTCGCGGTCGCCCTCATCACCGGCCGCCGCACACCGAAGACCGGCCTGGCCGGCCGGCAGGCCGTCGCCAAGGTGATCATCAGGGCCGTGATCCTGCTGGCCCTCGGCACCGCCCTGACCCTGACGGGCACCCCGGTCGTGCCGATCCTCGCTTTCTACGGACTGTTCTTCCTGCTCGTGCTGCCCCTGTACCGGCTGGGCGCCAAGCCACTGGCGTTGATCGCCGCAGGATGGGCCCTGGTGGGTCCGCAGCTGCTGTACGCGCTGAAGCCGGTGGTCGGCGGCCGCGTGTTCCTCTCCTACGGCCAGGCCGACGGCCCCGTCTCACTGTTCTTCACCGGCGGTTACCCGGCCCTGACCTGGGTTCCGTTCGTGATCGCCGGAATGGCCCTCGCCCGCTGCGACCTGGCTGCCACGTCCGTCCGGATACGCCTGGCCCTCACCGGCGTCGCCCTCGCCGTCACCGGCTACGGCGGCTCCTGGCTCGCGGTGCGTCTCGTACCCGGTGCCGCCGAAGCCGTCCGGAAAGCCGAAGAGGGGCCGGGCATGTCGTCGGTGTCGTCCGTGTCGCCCGACAGCATCGGCATCTTCGGCGACGCCCCCGCCGGGATGCTGGCCTCAGCGCCGCACAGCGAGGCGACCCTGTCCATCATTGCCGCCACGGGTGTGGCGATCCTGGTGATCACCGCGTGCCTGGCCGCCATGGACGCCTTTCCCCGGCTGCGCCGCCTGGCCAAGCCCGTCATCGCGGTCGGCTCGATGTCACTGACGGCGTACGTCTACCACATCGTCGCCATCTGGCTCCTGGACACCGAGACATCGGCCGTCCCGCCGCTGCACATCCTGCTCGGCCTCATCGCGTCCGTCACCGTCCTCGCCACCCTCTGGTCCCGCTTCGTGAAGCGAGGACCGCTCGAATGGCTGATGGGCAGGGCGACCGGACTGGCCCGACACATCCGGTAA
- a CDS encoding ATP-binding protein, producing the protein MVTSFRRHTLAGEMLALQLAIVVVVLLAVAALSLAQSEATFSRVEGRRVSALAEQLAANPLVRNQLPRPAPEETLAPLTHSTLVQSGITSVTIADSSGRIVSSTNPTVIGDRLRLGPGVARGRGWSGSLTWDGSRELVAQVPVLGAASGDLGRTLGTVMIGEASPTVWQRLSGASSYLLAYLGIASGLGLAGSWLLARRVKRQTLGLEPREITGLAEHREAMLYGIAEGVVALDPQQRVTLVNEVGRQLLDLPEECVGRTLGELGIDGRLHDVLTGTRPEAEHGPDEVVIRHGRVLVMNRMTVTKNDRLLGSVTTLRDRTELARLEREIGSFRSTSELLRAQTHEFANQLHTISGLIQIGEQDEVVRYVRALTRRRQSLDMTIGRRIHDPAVAALLMAKDSLAAERRITLKISDVTSLGRLASEDAADVATVVGNLVDNAIDAAAGSGLDDREPWIEVELRQDASSVEIVVCDSGPGVAPELAQEVFHHGFTTKAAAEGERGIGLALTQLVCERRGGEIRVTNTAEGARFTARMSVSHSTEAIEEGAAR; encoded by the coding sequence GTGGTCACCAGTTTTCGGCGTCATACCCTCGCGGGCGAGATGCTGGCGCTGCAGCTCGCCATCGTCGTGGTCGTGCTGCTGGCGGTCGCGGCGCTCTCGCTCGCCCAGTCGGAGGCCACCTTCAGCCGGGTCGAGGGCCGCCGCGTGAGTGCGCTGGCCGAGCAGTTGGCCGCCAATCCACTGGTGCGCAACCAGCTCCCACGACCGGCGCCGGAGGAGACGCTGGCCCCGCTGACGCACTCCACGCTGGTGCAGTCCGGGATCACCTCCGTGACGATCGCCGACTCCTCCGGTCGCATCGTCAGTTCGACCAACCCGACGGTCATCGGTGACCGGCTGCGGCTCGGACCGGGGGTGGCCCGCGGACGGGGCTGGTCCGGCTCGCTCACCTGGGACGGCAGCCGCGAACTGGTGGCGCAGGTGCCGGTGCTCGGCGCGGCGAGCGGGGACCTGGGGCGCACCCTGGGCACCGTCATGATCGGGGAGGCGTCCCCGACGGTGTGGCAGCGGCTCAGCGGTGCTTCTTCCTATCTCCTCGCCTACCTGGGCATCGCCAGCGGGCTGGGCCTCGCCGGCTCCTGGCTCCTTGCCCGACGGGTCAAACGCCAGACGCTCGGTCTGGAGCCGCGAGAGATCACCGGGCTCGCCGAACACCGCGAGGCCATGCTGTACGGGATCGCCGAGGGCGTGGTCGCCCTGGATCCCCAGCAGCGCGTCACCCTGGTGAACGAGGTGGGCAGACAGCTGCTCGACCTGCCCGAGGAGTGCGTGGGCCGTACGCTGGGCGAGCTCGGCATCGACGGCCGTCTTCACGACGTACTCACCGGCACCCGGCCCGAAGCGGAGCACGGGCCCGACGAAGTGGTCATCCGGCACGGTCGCGTGCTGGTGATGAACAGGATGACCGTCACGAAGAACGACCGCCTGCTCGGCTCGGTCACCACGCTGCGGGACCGCACCGAACTGGCTCGGCTGGAACGCGAGATCGGCTCCTTCCGCAGCACGTCCGAGCTGCTACGGGCCCAGACACATGAGTTCGCCAACCAGCTGCACACCATCTCCGGACTCATCCAGATCGGCGAGCAGGACGAGGTCGTACGCTACGTTCGGGCGCTCACCCGGCGCCGCCAGTCCCTGGACATGACCATCGGCCGCCGCATCCACGATCCGGCCGTCGCCGCCCTCCTCATGGCGAAGGACTCCCTCGCGGCCGAACGCAGGATCACCCTGAAGATCTCGGACGTCACCTCCCTCGGCCGGCTCGCTTCGGAGGACGCCGCCGACGTGGCGACCGTGGTCGGCAACCTGGTCGACAACGCCATCGACGCCGCAGCCGGAAGCGGCCTCGACGACCGGGAACCCTGGATCGAGGTCGAACTCCGGCAGGACGCGTCCAGCGTGGAGATCGTGGTGTGCGACTCGGGCCCGGGCGTGGCTCCCGAACTCGCCCAGGAGGTCTTCCACCACGGTTTCACCACCAAGGCCGCCGCGGAGGGCGAGCGGGGCATCGGCCTTGCACTCACCCAGCTCGTCTGTGAACGACGGGGCGGGGAGATCAGGGTGACCAACACCGCCGAAGGCGCCCGGTTCACCGCGCGCATGTCCGTGAGCCACTCGACGGAAGCGATCGAGGAAGGAGCAGCACGTTGA
- a CDS encoding tripartite tricarboxylate transporter substrate binding protein, with amino-acid sequence MRGRSHALRGAILALSLFLVTGCQVLPDGEGADTGLRIMVPNTPGGGYDTTARTVARVLQETGVDSGVQVFNLPGAGGTVGLQRIVNERGNGRLALQMGLGVIGASHVAHAKASVIETTPLARLVEEAGAVVVRRDSPYRSIDDVIAAWKRNPASLKVGGGSSPGGPDHLLAMELAKAVGIKPHRVGYVAYGGGGGDLLPALLDGKVDFATTGFGEFLDQIDASQLRVLAVTSPRPIDALPGVPTLKASGIDLVFSNWRGVVAPPGIKGADRKRWIEALTAMHRSRQWKAELRRHGWTDAFTTGDAFAAYLSEQDTSVARLVRDLGLD; translated from the coding sequence ATGAGAGGTCGCTCGCACGCCCTTCGCGGCGCCATCCTCGCGCTGTCACTGTTTCTCGTCACCGGGTGCCAGGTGCTGCCCGACGGGGAAGGAGCCGACACCGGGCTGCGGATCATGGTTCCGAACACCCCCGGTGGCGGCTACGACACCACGGCCCGGACAGTGGCCCGCGTGCTGCAGGAGACCGGTGTGGACTCCGGCGTGCAGGTCTTCAACCTGCCGGGAGCAGGCGGCACGGTCGGCCTGCAGCGCATCGTGAACGAGCGGGGCAACGGCCGGCTCGCTCTGCAGATGGGTCTCGGAGTGATCGGTGCGTCGCACGTGGCACACGCGAAGGCGTCCGTCATCGAGACCACTCCGCTGGCCCGGCTGGTCGAGGAGGCCGGCGCGGTGGTCGTGCGCCGTGACTCGCCCTACCGGTCGATCGACGATGTGATCGCCGCCTGGAAGAGGAATCCCGCGAGCCTGAAGGTCGGGGGCGGGTCCTCACCCGGCGGACCGGACCACCTGCTGGCCATGGAGCTGGCCAAGGCCGTCGGTATCAAGCCGCATAGGGTCGGCTACGTCGCCTATGGCGGCGGTGGCGGCGACCTGCTGCCCGCTCTCCTCGACGGCAAGGTCGACTTCGCCACCACCGGGTTCGGCGAGTTCCTCGACCAGATCGACGCCAGTCAGCTCAGGGTCCTGGCGGTGACCAGCCCACGACCGATCGACGCACTGCCCGGAGTACCGACCCTCAAGGCGTCCGGCATCGACCTGGTCTTCAGCAACTGGCGGGGAGTCGTGGCGCCGCCCGGCATCAAAGGCGCCGACCGGAAGCGGTGGATCGAAGCGCTGACGGCGATGCACCGGTCCCGGCAATGGAAAGCGGAACTCCGCCGCCATGGCTGGACCGACGCGTTCACCACCGGCGACGCCTTCGCCGCGTACCTGTCCGAACAGGACACATCTGTGGCCCGTCTCGTCAGGGATCTCGGACTGGACTGA